Proteins from a genomic interval of Paenibacillus sp. FSL R5-0623:
- a CDS encoding ABC transporter ATP-binding protein encodes MEPILTVKDLSVSFSTRSGEFDAVKHVSFELGKGETLGIVGESGSGKSVTAQTIMKLIPSPPSKVKSGEITFHGQDLLNKTDKQMEAIRGKDIGMIFQDPMTSLNPTIKIGKQITEVLRKHQNMSKQAANKAALEMLELVGIKNAAIRMNHYPHQFSGGMRQRAMIAIALACRPSLLIADEPTTALDVTIQAQILDVMKDMQQKLGTSIMLITHDLGVVAGMCDRVVVMKEGEVVETGTTAEIFSNPQHPYTIKLLNALPRLDEPKKEKPAPAGIIKGSNKPLVQVKNLKQYFNLGKGNILKAVNDVSFDIFEGETLGVVGESGCGKSTTGRTILRLYEPTGGNVNFNGTDIYKLSPRKMKEMRKDMQMIFQDPYASLNPRFNVMDIIGESLDIHGLASSSKERKRRVEELLDLVGLNPSHALRYPHEFSGGQRQRIGIARALAVDPKFIICDEPLSALDVSIQAQVVKLLEELQQRLGLTYLFIAHDLSMVKHISDRVAVMYMGKVVELAESEELYANPVHPYTKTLLSAIPVPDPEVEANKRRILLPEEHMSPIQNGSGGPANDPYNLENSQLIEVSKGHWVAEPYV; translated from the coding sequence ATGGAGCCGATTTTAACTGTCAAAGACCTGAGTGTGTCGTTCTCAACACGTTCTGGTGAATTTGATGCCGTTAAACATGTGAGTTTTGAACTTGGTAAAGGAGAGACGCTGGGGATCGTAGGTGAATCGGGTAGTGGTAAGAGTGTTACCGCCCAAACCATCATGAAATTGATTCCCTCCCCGCCTTCGAAGGTCAAAAGCGGAGAAATTACTTTTCACGGGCAAGACCTGCTGAATAAGACAGACAAACAAATGGAAGCGATTCGTGGTAAAGATATCGGCATGATCTTCCAAGATCCAATGACTTCATTGAATCCTACCATTAAAATTGGTAAACAAATTACTGAAGTATTGCGCAAGCATCAGAACATGTCCAAACAAGCGGCGAATAAAGCGGCTTTGGAGATGCTTGAACTTGTAGGTATTAAAAATGCGGCTATTCGCATGAATCATTATCCTCACCAATTCTCTGGTGGTATGCGTCAGCGTGCCATGATTGCGATCGCGCTTGCATGTCGTCCATCCCTTCTGATTGCGGATGAGCCGACAACTGCACTTGACGTTACAATTCAGGCTCAAATTCTGGATGTCATGAAAGACATGCAGCAAAAGCTGGGAACATCGATCATGCTGATTACGCATGACCTTGGTGTCGTAGCGGGTATGTGTGACCGTGTTGTTGTTATGAAGGAAGGCGAAGTTGTTGAAACAGGAACAACTGCTGAAATCTTTAGTAACCCTCAACATCCATACACCATTAAATTGCTGAATGCTTTGCCTCGTCTGGACGAGCCCAAAAAGGAAAAACCAGCTCCGGCTGGTATTATCAAAGGTAGCAATAAGCCTCTGGTACAAGTGAAAAACTTGAAACAGTACTTTAATTTGGGTAAAGGTAACATTCTCAAAGCGGTCAATGACGTAAGCTTTGATATCTTTGAAGGTGAAACACTTGGTGTTGTAGGCGAGTCTGGCTGTGGTAAATCCACAACAGGTCGTACCATTCTGCGTCTTTATGAGCCAACTGGCGGAAATGTTAACTTCAACGGAACGGATATCTACAAGTTGTCCCCGCGTAAAATGAAAGAAATGCGTAAAGATATGCAGATGATTTTCCAAGATCCATATGCATCTCTTAACCCGCGTTTCAATGTTATGGATATTATCGGGGAGTCCCTCGATATTCATGGTCTGGCTTCCAGCTCTAAAGAGCGCAAGAGACGAGTGGAGGAACTGCTTGATCTGGTAGGTTTGAATCCAAGTCATGCACTTCGTTATCCACATGAATTCTCCGGTGGTCAAAGACAACGGATCGGGATTGCGCGTGCGCTTGCTGTAGACCCTAAATTCATCATCTGTGATGAGCCATTGTCTGCACTGGATGTATCCATTCAGGCACAGGTCGTTAAATTGCTTGAAGAACTTCAGCAACGTCTCGGCTTGACATACCTGTTTATTGCGCATGACTTGTCAATGGTTAAACATATCAGTGACCGTGTAGCTGTAATGTACATGGGTAAAGTGGTTGAGCTCGCAGAAAGTGAAGAACTATATGCGAACCCTGTCCACCCTTACACCAAAACATTGCTTTCCGCGATCCCTGTACCTGATCCGGAAGTGGAAGCGAACAAACGTCGCATCTTGCTGCCAGAAGAGCATATGAGCCCGATTCAGAATGGATCTGGCGGTCCTGCAAATGATCCGTACAACCTGGAAAATTCTCAATTGATTGAGGTTTCCAAAGGTCACTGGGTTGCAGAACCTTACGTATAA
- a CDS encoding ABC transporter permease: MVKYVLKKLLFMLLSLFILASATFFLMKAIPGDPFTSEKKVSPEIRVLLEQKYGLDKPMYEQYLKYMGGIIKGDFGVSMKYLNRDVAGMIGETFTASLKLGVFAIVISIIVGVLLGLIAAVYHRKLIDDITMILAVIGIAVPSFLLASLLQYLFATKLGWFNVMGFDGPLDYVLPVAALSASPIAFIARLTRSSMLEVLHADYIKTAKAKGLKWPAIMFKHVVRNGILPVVTYVGPMTANIITGSVVIEQIFNIGGIGKVFVESITNRDYTMIMGITIFYGILLMLARFFTDIAYVLIDPRIKLESRKGA, encoded by the coding sequence TTGGTTAAGTATGTGTTGAAAAAACTATTATTTATGCTGCTATCGCTTTTCATACTCGCATCTGCAACCTTCTTCCTGATGAAGGCTATTCCGGGTGACCCTTTTACATCCGAGAAAAAAGTATCGCCTGAAATTCGGGTCTTGCTGGAACAGAAGTATGGATTGGACAAACCGATGTATGAACAATACCTGAAGTATATGGGTGGAATCATTAAGGGAGATTTCGGAGTCTCAATGAAATATCTCAATCGAGATGTAGCCGGAATGATCGGCGAAACATTCACCGCTTCGTTGAAGCTTGGAGTGTTTGCAATTGTTATCTCCATTATCGTGGGTGTTCTGCTGGGGCTTATTGCTGCAGTTTACCATCGTAAACTCATTGATGATATCACGATGATCCTGGCTGTCATAGGGATAGCTGTTCCGAGCTTCTTGCTTGCGTCACTACTGCAGTATCTCTTTGCTACTAAATTAGGCTGGTTTAACGTTATGGGCTTTGATGGTCCATTGGATTACGTTCTTCCGGTTGCAGCGTTATCTGCATCTCCAATTGCTTTTATCGCTCGTTTGACGCGTTCGAGCATGCTTGAAGTTTTACATGCAGATTATATCAAAACAGCTAAAGCCAAAGGTCTGAAATGGCCTGCAATTATGTTCAAACACGTTGTAAGAAACGGTATTCTACCAGTAGTAACTTATGTTGGTCCAATGACAGCGAATATCATCACAGGTTCCGTTGTAATTGAACAGATCTTTAACATCGGGGGAATTGGTAAAGTATTCGTAGAGAGTATCACAAACCGTGATTACACTATGATCATGGGGATTACAATTTTCTATGGTATCCTCCTGATGTTGGCTCGTTTCTTTACGGATATCGCTTACGTGCTGATTGATCCTAGAATTAAGCTGGAAAGCCGGAAGGGGGCATAA
- a CDS encoding ABC transporter permease, whose amino-acid sequence MSGTNNKKNETANTNLTSQAAVKPQESVSLFKDAMYRLATNKAAMISLGVLVLVVIFSLIGPTSLFTSYNYYSNDLLNANAAPSAEHWFGTDELGRDVWVRTWVGARVSLTVGLAAALIDLVIGVIYGAIMGFYGGRVDGIMNKFSEILYSLPYMLVVILLLVVLEPSLTTIIIALTITGWISMSWIVRGEIMQLKNRDFILAARSMGASTGRQLFRHLLPNAIGPILVTLTLSIPNAIFAEAFLSFLGLGVSAPRSSLGSMINDALTGWTLFPWRMWFPAGLMVLTMLAFNLLGDGLRDALDPKLRK is encoded by the coding sequence TTGTCTGGCACGAATAATAAAAAGAATGAAACGGCGAACACGAACCTGACTAGTCAGGCAGCGGTTAAACCGCAAGAAAGTGTATCCCTTTTTAAAGATGCCATGTACAGACTTGCAACCAATAAGGCTGCTATGATAAGTCTGGGTGTATTGGTTCTTGTCGTGATTTTCTCTTTGATTGGTCCAACTTCTTTGTTTACAAGTTATAATTATTATTCCAATGATTTGTTGAATGCCAATGCAGCGCCGAGTGCGGAGCACTGGTTCGGTACGGACGAGCTTGGTCGTGACGTGTGGGTAAGAACTTGGGTAGGAGCACGTGTATCCCTTACTGTAGGTTTGGCCGCAGCCTTGATTGACCTTGTTATCGGGGTTATTTATGGAGCGATCATGGGTTTCTACGGTGGACGTGTAGATGGAATTATGAACAAGTTTTCCGAAATCCTCTACTCCTTGCCGTACATGCTTGTTGTAATTTTGTTGCTGGTTGTACTGGAACCAAGTCTGACAACGATTATCATTGCCCTCACCATCACAGGCTGGATCAGCATGTCATGGATTGTGCGTGGTGAAATTATGCAACTCAAAAACAGAGACTTTATTCTTGCTGCAAGGTCCATGGGAGCAAGCACAGGGCGTCAATTGTTCCGTCATTTGCTGCCCAATGCAATTGGACCGATTCTTGTAACATTGACGTTGTCCATTCCAAATGCAATCTTTGCTGAAGCGTTCCTGAGCTTCCTTGGATTGGGTGTATCAGCACCAAGATCTTCACTTGGTTCTATGATCAATGATGCACTTACAGGCTGGACGCTATTCCCGTGGCGGATGTGGTTCCCAGCAGGTCTGATGGTTCTTACAATGCTTGCATTTAACTTGCTCGGAGACGGTCTGCGTGACGCACTCGATCCGAAATTACGTAAATAG
- a CDS encoding adenosylhomocysteinase → MTTPALQNSIVKDMGLASEGHLKIDWVEAHMPVLNRIRRQFEQDLPFKGLKVAICLHLEAKTAYLAKVIQAGGAEVTITHSNPLSTQDDVCAALVEDGVTVYAKYNPEPAEFKSLQLRALEVKPDLIIDDGGDFATIIASERPDLAATIRGGAEETTTGIIRLKALAKEGQMKFPMVAVNDAYCKYLFDNRYGTGQSAFDGIIRTTNLVIAGKNVVVAGYGWCGKGVAMRAKGLGANVIVTEIDPIKAVEAHMDGFRVMTMVEAAKLGDFFIAVTGNKDVITGEHYDVMKDGAILSNAGHFDVEVNKPELAKRSESIRTVRRNIEEYRFKDGRKMYLLAEGRLVNLGAADGHPAEIMDTTFALQALGLRYVSENYENLGKNVVNVPYDIDQQVASYKLESLNIGIDSLSAEQEKYLDSWKF, encoded by the coding sequence ATGACTACACCTGCGTTGCAAAACAGTATTGTTAAAGATATGGGACTCGCTTCAGAGGGTCACCTGAAAATTGATTGGGTAGAAGCGCATATGCCGGTACTGAACCGCATTCGTCGCCAGTTCGAACAGGATCTGCCCTTCAAAGGTTTGAAGGTTGCCATTTGTCTTCATCTGGAAGCGAAAACAGCTTACTTAGCAAAAGTGATCCAAGCGGGTGGTGCAGAAGTAACAATTACGCACAGTAACCCATTGTCTACACAAGATGATGTTTGCGCAGCATTGGTGGAAGACGGCGTTACGGTGTATGCGAAGTACAATCCGGAGCCTGCGGAATTCAAATCATTGCAACTGCGTGCGCTTGAGGTGAAGCCTGATCTCATTATTGATGATGGTGGAGACTTTGCAACCATTATTGCATCCGAGCGCCCTGACCTCGCAGCAACCATTCGCGGAGGAGCAGAAGAAACGACAACGGGTATTATTCGTTTGAAAGCATTGGCGAAAGAAGGCCAAATGAAGTTTCCGATGGTTGCGGTTAATGACGCATACTGCAAGTATCTGTTTGACAATCGCTACGGTACGGGACAATCTGCATTCGACGGGATTATTCGTACAACCAATCTGGTTATCGCTGGTAAAAACGTAGTGGTAGCAGGTTATGGCTGGTGTGGTAAAGGTGTAGCGATGCGCGCCAAAGGTCTTGGTGCGAATGTGATCGTAACCGAGATCGATCCAATCAAAGCGGTAGAAGCACACATGGACGGATTCCGGGTCATGACGATGGTGGAAGCCGCCAAATTGGGCGATTTCTTTATCGCAGTTACAGGCAATAAGGATGTTATCACAGGTGAGCATTACGATGTGATGAAGGACGGAGCGATCCTGAGTAATGCGGGTCACTTTGATGTTGAAGTGAATAAACCTGAACTGGCTAAACGTTCGGAATCGATTCGCACAGTTCGTCGCAACATTGAGGAATATCGTTTCAAAGACGGTCGTAAAATGTACCTTCTTGCAGAAGGTCGTCTTGTGAACCTGGGTGCAGCAGATGGTCACCCTGCCGAAATTATGGATACGACGTTTGCTCTGCAGGCGCTTGGTCTGCGTTATGTAAGTGAGAATTATGAAAACTTGGGTAAAAACGTTGTTAATGTACCTTATGATATTGACCAGCAGGTTGCCAGCTATAAACTTGAAAGCCTGAATATTGGCATCGACTCCTTGTCAGCTGAGCAAGAGAAATACCTGGATAGCTGGAAATTTTAA
- the bshC gene encoding bacillithiol biosynthesis cysteine-adding enzyme BshC, translated as MNGITEALRSGSRLAEDYICSRDAARGLYEYDIRWESGLQARAEWLDQSENTRIDRRDLAEYLRIYNKRVNDHGEVHASITRLAEQDALVVTGGQQSGLLTGPLFVIYKAASVVAAAREAEEKLQRPVVPVFWIAGEDHDWDEVNHTYLPDHQGDMKKVKLQGRFAGRDSVSNVHVDSQQWVNVLEQVEHLLPDTIHKPGLMKCITEIHQSSSNLSDAFARMISALFASSGLVLMDASDPDLRRLEQPVFERLIRKNAVLRNAYTQGASLVQQAGYAMPAEVAEDGANLFYIHEGTRLLLLLKDGLYSDRKGLVSFTEERLLQELGEHPERFSNNVLTRPLMQDSVLPVAAVILGQGEIAYWGLTREAFRQFGLQMPILLPRLSFTIMEDIHHKHMKQYGLSFQDVQYHMEEKKEQWLAQQETFQVDEQFDKVQEAFLDLYGPLLDEIAEIHPGLERIGDTNLNKINEQMQYLKQQTHKAIEDKHNVSLRHWNGIQNSLFPTGKPQERVHNALFYLNRYGTEWIDELIKASSEFLGEHKVIAL; from the coding sequence ATGAACGGTATTACCGAGGCACTCCGCAGCGGATCAAGACTTGCAGAAGATTATATCTGTTCAAGAGATGCTGCGCGTGGCCTTTACGAGTATGACATTCGCTGGGAATCAGGACTTCAGGCGCGTGCCGAGTGGCTGGACCAATCGGAAAACACACGTATTGATCGTCGTGATCTGGCAGAGTATTTACGTATATATAATAAGCGGGTAAACGACCATGGAGAGGTTCATGCGTCCATCACACGTCTTGCAGAACAAGATGCACTAGTGGTTACAGGAGGACAGCAGAGCGGTCTGCTCACCGGACCACTGTTCGTCATATACAAAGCTGCCAGTGTAGTGGCAGCTGCGCGTGAAGCGGAAGAAAAACTGCAACGCCCGGTAGTCCCAGTATTCTGGATTGCCGGTGAAGACCATGACTGGGATGAGGTTAACCACACGTATCTGCCTGATCATCAGGGAGACATGAAGAAGGTCAAGTTACAAGGACGATTCGCAGGAAGGGATTCTGTGAGTAATGTTCATGTGGATTCGCAGCAGTGGGTGAATGTACTCGAACAGGTGGAACATCTTTTACCTGATACGATACATAAACCAGGACTGATGAAATGCATCACAGAGATCCATCAATCCAGTTCGAATCTGAGTGATGCATTTGCCCGCATGATATCTGCCTTGTTTGCCAGTAGTGGACTTGTTCTAATGGATGCATCGGATCCAGATTTACGCAGGTTGGAACAGCCCGTGTTTGAGCGGTTGATACGAAAAAATGCAGTGCTGCGCAACGCATACACACAAGGTGCTTCGCTGGTACAACAAGCTGGTTATGCTATGCCTGCCGAAGTAGCAGAGGATGGAGCCAATCTGTTCTACATTCATGAAGGTACGCGTCTACTCTTGTTGTTGAAGGACGGTTTATATAGTGATCGCAAAGGTTTGGTTTCTTTCACAGAGGAACGTTTGCTTCAGGAACTGGGAGAACATCCGGAGCGCTTCAGTAACAACGTATTGACACGACCATTAATGCAAGATTCCGTGTTGCCTGTAGCCGCTGTTATTTTGGGGCAAGGTGAAATTGCATATTGGGGTTTGACTCGGGAAGCATTCCGTCAGTTCGGCCTGCAAATGCCCATTTTGTTGCCGCGGTTGTCTTTCACCATTATGGAAGATATTCATCACAAACATATGAAACAATATGGACTTTCTTTTCAGGATGTTCAATATCATATGGAAGAAAAGAAAGAGCAGTGGCTCGCACAGCAGGAGACGTTCCAGGTAGATGAACAGTTTGACAAGGTTCAGGAAGCGTTTCTTGATCTGTATGGACCGTTGCTTGATGAGATCGCGGAGATTCATCCGGGGCTGGAACGAATTGGCGATACCAATTTGAATAAAATTAACGAGCAGATGCAGTATCTGAAACAGCAGACTCACAAAGCTATCGAAGATAAACATAACGTGAGTCTAAGGCACTGGAACGGCATTCAGAACTCCTTATTCCCAACGGGCAAACCACAGGAACGAGTACATAATGCACTCTTTTACCTGAATCGTTATGGCACCGAGTGGATCGATGAACTGATTAAGGCCTCAAGCGAATTCCTTGGAGAGCACAAGGTCATTGCACTCTAG
- a CDS encoding penicillin-binding transpeptidase domain-containing protein — MIKRIKMRTLLIGGCITLFFLVLVTRIFFIQVVNGGVWQERAAGLVEREQTIKAARGTITDRNGNILATDAPAYTVSVNPLLINELGIQDVVTEKLSALLGKNESEMRALVTAKKEDGKFFQQREVRSEGYKISPELAAQVNELREELQDEYKARNAIVMAQESKRFYPEETLASHLLGYMSRDGKAVNGLEVSYDEALTGTDGYLNYQKDAKGIKLPDSQDNYLPPQNGKNLTLTIDDTIQFYIEDAMKEAIAKYNPLSMTVIAADPNTMEILGMANWPTFNPNTYGSTPDQKNFINHATQSIYEPGSTFKIVTLAGAVEEKLFDPNASFESKPTYIGGYTISDNGHSYGRISYLEGVKRSSNIAFVNLGYNMLGGERLRHYIDEFGFGKKTGIDLPNEAASPIKPLVFKSEIATAAYGHGLVQVTPIQQVAAISAIANGGKLLEPHLVKEIKNPNDGTTEVIKPKVVRQVISKESSKLVSGYLEQVVADQTIGTGRNAYIEGYRVAGKTGTARKVVNGAYSKSKDVVSFIGFAPVNNPKIAILVVIDQPDGTNIGGGTAAAPVFKKIVSQTLQYMGIPKDTAKTPDKKSKEVSVVQAKAPDLSGKTAKQARSQLLSAGIAYVTLGQGDNVIRQYPVAGASMNPGQRIYLLTEESSKMKIPDLTGESLRDALEVLSLMKVGVTVKGEGYVVKQTEQVAGEQRTVQLNLQTAKAAVTGIADEAPISSDPSSEAEVKEQEASAGEAKTDETDGTEETDNNKAPANESESSDDPATNGASLP, encoded by the coding sequence ATGATAAAAAGAATAAAGATGCGCACGTTGCTTATAGGGGGATGTATTACCCTCTTTTTTCTTGTACTCGTAACCCGAATCTTTTTCATTCAAGTTGTGAATGGCGGTGTATGGCAGGAACGGGCAGCCGGTTTGGTAGAGCGGGAACAGACGATTAAAGCTGCACGTGGAACGATTACGGATCGAAATGGTAACATTTTAGCTACTGATGCGCCTGCGTATACGGTTTCTGTTAATCCGTTATTAATTAATGAACTCGGAATTCAGGATGTTGTTACGGAGAAGCTCTCTGCCCTGCTTGGGAAAAATGAGAGTGAGATGCGTGCTTTGGTCACAGCCAAAAAGGAAGATGGTAAGTTTTTTCAGCAGCGTGAAGTACGCAGTGAAGGATATAAAATAAGTCCCGAACTTGCGGCACAAGTCAACGAATTGCGTGAAGAACTGCAAGATGAATATAAGGCGCGTAATGCAATTGTGATGGCTCAGGAGTCGAAGCGTTTTTACCCTGAAGAAACACTTGCTTCTCACCTCTTGGGATATATGAGCCGTGACGGGAAAGCTGTCAATGGACTTGAAGTCTCATATGATGAAGCACTGACAGGTACAGATGGATATCTGAATTATCAGAAAGATGCCAAAGGCATTAAACTTCCGGATTCACAGGATAACTATCTGCCACCTCAGAACGGTAAGAACCTTACGCTGACCATCGATGATACGATCCAGTTCTACATTGAGGATGCAATGAAAGAAGCCATTGCCAAGTATAATCCACTGAGCATGACGGTCATTGCTGCGGACCCAAACACAATGGAGATTCTAGGGATGGCGAACTGGCCAACCTTTAATCCGAATACGTATGGGAGTACACCTGATCAAAAGAATTTTATCAACCATGCTACTCAATCCATCTATGAGCCAGGTAGTACATTCAAAATAGTTACGCTAGCAGGGGCTGTTGAAGAAAAACTCTTTGATCCCAATGCAAGTTTTGAATCGAAACCGACCTATATTGGCGGATATACAATTAGTGATAACGGTCATTCTTACGGACGAATATCCTACCTTGAAGGTGTAAAACGCTCCAGTAACATTGCTTTTGTTAATCTGGGTTACAACATGCTTGGCGGGGAACGTCTGCGTCATTACATAGACGAATTCGGTTTCGGGAAAAAGACGGGCATTGATCTGCCGAATGAAGCGGCATCACCAATTAAACCACTGGTTTTCAAATCAGAGATTGCCACCGCTGCTTATGGTCACGGTCTTGTACAGGTAACACCAATTCAACAGGTCGCAGCCATCTCTGCGATTGCTAACGGCGGCAAACTGCTGGAGCCACATCTGGTGAAGGAGATCAAGAACCCGAATGATGGGACAACGGAAGTGATCAAACCCAAAGTTGTTCGTCAGGTGATTTCCAAGGAATCTTCCAAACTGGTGAGTGGTTATCTGGAACAAGTGGTTGCAGACCAAACGATTGGTACCGGTCGTAACGCCTATATTGAAGGTTACCGTGTAGCTGGTAAGACAGGTACAGCAAGAAAGGTTGTTAACGGAGCATACAGCAAGTCAAAAGACGTTGTATCGTTTATTGGATTCGCGCCCGTGAATAATCCGAAGATTGCTATACTTGTTGTCATTGACCAACCGGATGGAACCAACATTGGGGGAGGAACTGCAGCTGCCCCGGTGTTCAAAAAGATTGTCAGCCAGACTCTTCAATACATGGGAATACCCAAAGATACAGCCAAAACTCCTGACAAAAAGTCAAAAGAAGTCTCTGTCGTGCAAGCCAAGGCGCCTGACTTGAGTGGCAAGACAGCCAAACAAGCCAGAAGCCAGCTTCTAAGCGCAGGTATTGCTTATGTGACTCTTGGTCAAGGTGATAACGTAATTCGGCAGTATCCGGTTGCTGGCGCCTCTATGAATCCAGGCCAACGAATCTATCTGCTAACGGAAGAAAGCAGCAAGATGAAGATTCCCGATCTCACAGGTGAATCTCTCCGTGATGCCCTTGAAGTACTTTCGCTCATGAAGGTGGGGGTTACGGTCAAGGGTGAGGGCTATGTTGTGAAGCAAACCGAGCAGGTCGCAGGTGAGCAGAGAACTGTACAGTTGAACTTGCAAACTGCCAAAGCTGCAGTGACAGGTATAGCCGATGAGGCTCCGATCTCTTCTGATCCGTCGTCAGAAGCTGAAGTGAAGGAACAAGAGGCTTCGGCCGGAGAAGCTAAAACCGACGAAACAGACGGAACAGAAGAAACAGATAACAACAAAGCTCCTGCCAATGAATCCGAATCCTCTGACGATCCAGCAACAAACGGAGCTTCGCTTCCTTAA
- the mraZ gene encoding division/cell wall cluster transcriptional repressor MraZ — protein MFMGEFQHSIDDKGRVIIPAKFRESLGPSFVVTRGLDQCLFVYPMEEWGVMEQKLKALPLMKSDARAFTRFFFSGATECELDKQGRVNLPGNLREYAKLDKDCVVLGVSNRVEIWSKGIWESYFNQSEEAFNDIAEKLVDFNFDL, from the coding sequence ATGTTTATGGGGGAGTTCCAACATAGCATTGATGATAAGGGTCGGGTTATCATTCCGGCTAAATTCCGCGAATCTCTGGGACCGTCTTTCGTTGTCACACGGGGTTTGGACCAGTGTCTTTTCGTGTACCCCATGGAGGAGTGGGGGGTCATGGAACAGAAGCTCAAAGCACTGCCATTGATGAAATCTGATGCACGTGCGTTTACCCGGTTTTTTTTCTCGGGTGCAACCGAATGTGAACTGGACAAACAGGGCAGGGTAAATCTGCCGGGCAATTTAAGAGAGTATGCCAAGCTGGACAAGGATTGTGTTGTTCTTGGCGTGTCGAACCGGGTGGAGATTTGGAGCAAAGGCATATGGGAGAGTTATTTCAATCAATCCGAAGAAGCATTCAACGACATTGCCGAAAAGCTGGTCGATTTTAATTTTGATTTATAA
- the rsmH gene encoding 16S rRNA (cytosine(1402)-N(4))-methyltransferase RsmH: MFHHITVLKEEATEGLNIKQDGIYVDCTLGGGGHSSVIASKLGPGGRLIALDQDDWALDNAREKLAAYGERVTLVKTNFRDLEQVLKDLDVPMMDGVPQVDGILYDLGVSSPQFDEGERGFSYNHDAPLDMRMDQDAMLTAKEIVNDWPEEEIARILYRYGEEKFSRRIARVIVGKRAQSTIETTGELVELIKEGIPAAARRTGGHPAKRSFQALRIAVNDELGAFEEGLHQAVRCLAPGGRVSVITFHSLEDRICKQIFSSYLEKCTCPPDFPLCVCGGKGTLRLVNRKPLIPTETELTENSRARSAKLRVAEKL; the protein is encoded by the coding sequence TTGTTTCACCACATAACCGTACTCAAAGAAGAGGCAACAGAGGGATTAAACATCAAGCAGGACGGTATATACGTGGACTGCACTTTAGGCGGTGGCGGACATAGCTCCGTGATTGCTTCCAAGCTTGGTCCAGGGGGACGTCTGATCGCACTTGATCAGGATGATTGGGCTTTGGACAATGCTCGTGAGAAGCTCGCAGCTTATGGAGAACGTGTAACATTGGTGAAAACCAATTTTCGGGATCTGGAACAGGTACTCAAGGATCTGGATGTACCAATGATGGATGGTGTGCCACAGGTCGACGGTATTTTGTACGACTTGGGTGTGTCATCTCCACAATTTGATGAAGGAGAACGTGGATTCAGTTACAATCACGATGCTCCGCTCGATATGCGAATGGACCAGGATGCAATGCTGACGGCCAAAGAGATTGTGAATGATTGGCCAGAAGAAGAGATTGCTCGAATTTTGTATCGCTATGGTGAAGAGAAGTTTTCAAGAAGAATTGCCCGTGTTATCGTCGGAAAACGAGCGCAGTCTACCATTGAGACGACAGGTGAACTCGTGGAACTGATCAAGGAAGGCATCCCGGCGGCAGCTCGACGTACTGGTGGACATCCTGCCAAACGCAGCTTCCAGGCATTACGCATTGCCGTCAACGATGAGTTGGGTGCCTTTGAAGAAGGCTTGCATCAGGCTGTTCGTTGTCTGGCACCAGGAGGACGTGTATCTGTTATTACCTTCCACTCCCTTGAGGATCGGATATGTAAACAGATTTTCAGCAGTTATCTGGAAAAATGTACATGTCCACCCGATTTTCCGTTGTGTGTATGCGGCGGCAAGGGGACCCTGCGTTTAGTTAACAGAAAACCGTTGATTCCAACGGAAACGGAATTGACCGAGAATTCACGTGCTCGTTCAGCCAAGCTGCGCGTAGCCGAGAAATTGTAG